The following are encoded together in the Candidatus Schekmanbacteria bacterium genome:
- a CDS encoding radical SAM protein → MIISTNKKKIEKITLIEPSSAGSHIFTNYKIPRLGLPVVGAKIKEKGYKVKIYVEDIKPIDYNEAFSSDLVGISCTSSTVVRGYAIASEFKKRGIPIVMGGFHPTFMPEESLQYCDFVVRGEGEETIAELLDVLEGDRDIGTVDGLSFKTSEGEVINNAPRKILSSLDDSPLPDFTLIDGYEKINIFPLSTSRGCPFDCQFCTVTNFYGRSYRTKSIDRVMKEFANVKANYIFICDDNFAANRARTKELLERKEKEGNKVMWGAQVRIETADDTELLERMHRTNCSNVYIGFESINPETIKTFNKKLDLNKIKRQIKAFHRYGIKIHGMFVLGADSDTSATIKETLKFTKRTHIDTVQFMILTPIPGSKIFNDFQSRNKIFTYDWRLYDGHHVVYKPERMSPFELQKAVLRATKRFYSKRRIMLRLLKFDLFTTFGRSQGYKLFRQWMKENKKFLERIRTGLYDKIKSFDPVNSDSKDANLTIN, encoded by the coding sequence ATGATTATTTCAACAAACAAGAAAAAAATAGAGAAAATAACGCTGATCGAACCTTCATCAGCAGGGTCGCATATTTTTACCAATTATAAAATTCCCCGTCTTGGCTTGCCTGTGGTTGGCGCAAAAATAAAAGAGAAGGGATATAAAGTAAAAATCTATGTGGAGGATATAAAGCCAATCGATTACAATGAGGCATTTTCATCAGACCTTGTGGGTATCTCCTGTACTTCATCAACAGTGGTTAGAGGATATGCCATTGCAAGTGAGTTTAAGAAAAGAGGGATCCCGATTGTTATGGGCGGCTTCCATCCGACATTTATGCCTGAAGAGAGCCTACAATATTGTGATTTTGTCGTAAGGGGTGAAGGTGAGGAGACCATTGCAGAATTGCTTGATGTCCTTGAAGGAGATAGAGATATTGGCACTGTTGATGGTTTATCCTTTAAAACTTCTGAAGGAGAAGTAATCAACAACGCACCAAGAAAAATCCTTTCATCTCTTGATGATTCTCCCTTACCGGATTTTACTCTCATTGACGGATATGAAAAGATAAATATCTTTCCTTTGTCAACATCACGCGGATGTCCTTTTGATTGTCAGTTTTGTACTGTTACAAATTTTTATGGAAGGTCATATCGCACTAAAAGCATTGACAGAGTGATGAAAGAGTTTGCCAATGTCAAAGCAAATTATATCTTCATTTGCGATGATAATTTTGCCGCAAACCGCGCAAGGACAAAAGAACTTTTGGAGAGAAAAGAAAAGGAAGGCAATAAAGTGATGTGGGGTGCTCAGGTTCGAATAGAAACTGCAGATGATACTGAACTTCTTGAAAGGATGCATAGAACGAACTGTTCCAATGTCTATATAGGCTTTGAATCAATCAATCCTGAAACAATAAAAACTTTCAACAAAAAACTCGACCTGAATAAGATAAAGCGCCAAATCAAAGCCTTTCATCGATATGGAATAAAGATTCATGGAATGTTCGTTTTAGGCGCAGATTCAGATACAAGCGCTACTATAAAGGAGACACTTAAATTTACGAAGAGAACCCACATTGACACTGTTCAGTTTATGATCTTAACTCCGATTCCCGGTTCAAAGATATTCAATGACTTCCAAAGCAGAAACAAGATCTTCACATATGATTGGAGATTGTATGATGGTCATCATGTAGTCTATAAGCCGGAGAGAATGTCTCCCTTTGAACTTCAAAAAGCCGTTTTGAGAGCTACAAAAAGATTCTATTCGAAAAGGCGAATTATGCTTCGGCTGTTGAAATTTGACTTATTTACAACTTTTGGAAGATCTCAAGGATATAAGCTTTTTAGACAATGGATGAAAGAAAATAAAAAATTCCTCGAGAGGATAAGGACAGGACTGTATGATAAGATAAAATCCTTTGATCCTGTAAATAGTGATAGTAAAGATGCTAATTTAACCATCAACTGA